One Luteibacter sp. 9135 DNA segment encodes these proteins:
- a CDS encoding class I SAM-dependent methyltransferase, whose protein sequence is MSGRHTLDDTQLLETQQAFDSVAADYDGPRGNNELIQRMRVTLWNTVHAQVAAGARLLDLGCGTGLDAIEFARRGFRVVATDWSPQMIARTRERAEAAALTSRVTATHLGIQQLDRLEGTFDAIYSNFGPLNCAPDLPAVAAECARLLAPGGTLVFSVMGRICPWEVAHYARRGRFRRAAVRAARGATAVGMNNHTIWTYYYLPREFYRAFAPSFTLGSYRALSLFMPPPYLVDRYRRRPARYERLGRWDDRLGEVPLLRDMGDHFLIVMHRR, encoded by the coding sequence ATGAGCGGTCGGCACACACTGGATGACACACAACTGCTGGAAACGCAGCAGGCCTTCGACAGCGTGGCGGCGGATTACGACGGCCCGCGCGGCAACAACGAGCTGATCCAGCGCATGCGCGTCACGCTGTGGAACACGGTGCATGCGCAGGTGGCCGCGGGTGCGCGCCTGCTCGACCTGGGCTGCGGCACGGGCCTGGACGCCATCGAGTTCGCACGACGCGGTTTCCGCGTGGTGGCCACGGACTGGTCGCCGCAGATGATCGCCCGTACGCGCGAACGTGCCGAAGCCGCGGCGCTTACCTCAAGGGTGACGGCCACGCACCTGGGCATCCAGCAACTGGACCGGCTGGAGGGCACCTTCGATGCCATCTACTCCAACTTCGGCCCGCTGAACTGCGCGCCCGACCTGCCCGCGGTGGCCGCCGAATGCGCACGGCTGCTGGCGCCGGGCGGTACGCTGGTGTTCTCGGTGATGGGCCGGATCTGCCCCTGGGAAGTGGCGCACTACGCACGCCGGGGCCGGTTCCGCCGGGCCGCGGTCCGTGCGGCGCGTGGCGCCACCGCGGTGGGCATGAACAACCACACGATCTGGACGTACTACTACCTGCCGCGGGAGTTCTACCGCGCGTTCGCGCCGTCGTTCACCCTGGGCAGCTATCGCGCACTCAGCCTGTTCATGCCGCCGCCGTATCTCGTGGACCGCTACCGGCGTCGTCCCGCGCGCTACGAACGGCTGGGCCGCTGGGACGATCGCCTCGGCGAGGTGCCGCTGCTGCGCGACATGGGCGATCACTTCCTGATCGTCATGCACCGGCGATAA
- a CDS encoding glycosyltransferase: protein MAAQPVRNVAAMPLVSVLIPAFNHERFVERFLDSVLEDPYPAKEIVVIDDGSTDGTADRIAAWVALHEGELPIEFVRRANKGITATLNELVARARGEMLRLGSSDDYLLPGGLDAQVRYLLAHPRKGAVIGDSIVVDEEGRKLHDSGMCDLHQADKRLYRTDDGIRRAVITRWAVGGPVTLIRKNALETVSRWTEGLRIDDWDLFLRLAAHDALGFIDVGVCAYRLHETNLSKTTHVATRIINLSEARQVAIRRAELFDEPYRSLLRAESQYLGAKVAFLHKRYTRVALHLAVYAGLVVASRLRFAAPHRPEQAT from the coding sequence ATGGCGGCGCAACCGGTAAGGAACGTGGCGGCGATGCCACTGGTCTCCGTGCTGATCCCGGCGTTCAACCACGAACGCTTCGTCGAGCGCTTTCTCGACAGCGTGCTGGAGGACCCGTATCCGGCCAAGGAAATCGTCGTTATCGACGATGGCTCGACCGACGGCACCGCCGATCGCATCGCCGCGTGGGTGGCCCTGCATGAAGGCGAGTTGCCGATCGAATTCGTGCGACGGGCGAACAAGGGCATCACCGCCACGCTCAATGAGCTGGTGGCGCGGGCGCGGGGCGAGATGCTGCGCCTGGGCTCCAGCGACGACTACCTGCTGCCGGGCGGCCTGGATGCCCAGGTGCGCTACCTGCTGGCGCATCCGCGCAAGGGCGCGGTGATCGGCGATTCCATCGTGGTGGACGAGGAGGGGCGCAAGCTACACGACAGCGGCATGTGCGACCTGCACCAGGCGGACAAGCGCCTGTACCGCACCGACGACGGTATTCGCCGTGCGGTGATCACCCGCTGGGCCGTGGGCGGCCCGGTGACGCTGATCCGCAAGAACGCCCTGGAAACGGTGTCGCGCTGGACCGAAGGCCTGCGGATCGACGACTGGGACCTGTTCCTGCGCCTGGCCGCGCACGACGCGCTGGGCTTCATCGACGTGGGCGTATGCGCCTACCGGCTGCACGAGACCAACCTGAGCAAGACCACGCACGTGGCCACGCGGATCATCAACCTGTCCGAGGCACGGCAGGTGGCGATCCGCCGCGCCGAACTGTTCGACGAACCGTATCGCAGCCTGCTTCGCGCGGAATCGCAGTACCTCGGCGCGAAGGTCGCCTTCCTGCACAAGCGCTACACGCGAGTGGCGTTGCACCTCGCGGTGTATGCCGGCCTGGTGGTCGCGTCCCGCCTGCGTTTCGCCGCGCCGCATCGTCCGGAGCAGGCCACGTGA
- a CDS encoding Wzz/FepE/Etk N-terminal domain-containing protein, translating into MEPDDIYLIDLWRLLCRRWRWVLGTLVLVLGLTFAYTRVARSQWEASGWIQIGQIAPTPSGQDPKIETLLRTIERLQTRAFQDAVTTGAGLAVTSPEASLYRASLKFDPEPYANLIRIKVRGYSARQAGDLAYATANALAAVHRQIGELPLRMAHQHLDDIRKDLRIALDDRDRLTREAAAGGTSGGMAAIALSRKDDDIRGLQQAESDMVARLIPNYTFDTSMPWPVYVPADKVSPHPLMIWAIGLVIGLLLGCGVAVARDAAVRARRVEPNAADTALTGPGRRDR; encoded by the coding sequence ATGGAACCGGATGACATCTACCTGATCGACCTGTGGCGCTTGCTGTGCCGTCGCTGGCGCTGGGTGCTCGGCACGCTGGTGCTCGTGCTGGGCCTGACCTTCGCGTACACCCGCGTGGCACGCAGCCAGTGGGAGGCGTCGGGCTGGATCCAGATCGGCCAGATCGCACCCACGCCCTCCGGCCAGGATCCCAAGATCGAGACCCTGCTGCGGACCATCGAACGCCTGCAGACCCGTGCGTTCCAGGATGCGGTGACCACCGGTGCGGGCCTGGCCGTGACCTCGCCCGAGGCGTCACTGTATCGCGCCAGCCTCAAGTTCGATCCCGAGCCCTATGCCAACCTGATCCGCATAAAGGTGCGTGGCTATTCCGCGCGCCAGGCCGGCGACCTGGCCTATGCCACGGCGAATGCGCTGGCGGCGGTCCACCGACAGATCGGCGAACTGCCGCTGCGCATGGCGCACCAGCACCTGGACGATATCCGCAAGGATCTGCGCATCGCGCTGGACGACCGTGACCGCCTGACCCGCGAAGCGGCTGCGGGCGGCACGAGCGGCGGTATGGCGGCCATCGCGCTGTCGAGGAAGGACGACGACATCCGCGGCTTGCAGCAGGCCGAGAGCGACATGGTGGCGCGGCTGATTCCCAACTACACCTTCGACACCTCCATGCCATGGCCGGTCTACGTGCCGGCGGACAAGGTCTCGCCGCATCCGCTGATGATCTGGGCGATCGGCCTGGTGATCGGCCTGCTGCTGGGCTGCGGGGTGGCCGTGGCCCGCGATGCCGCCGTTCGGGCACGCCGCGTTGAACCGAATGCGGCCGATACGGCACTCACGGGTCCGGGCAGGAGAGACAGATGA
- a CDS encoding class I SAM-dependent methyltransferase produces MLSVPVLDPSEAYALWADSYPPHAHNPVMLAEERAMLALLPGRLDGMRVLDAGCGSGRYVLHALARGAAHVRGVDLSPPMLERARGALAGHADAGRVALHEGSLTALPAPAETADLTVCGLVVGHLPDLHPALAELHRVTRPGGRVVCSDFHPIGAALGWQRDFRAGGERYAVRHARHLYSHWHAACATLGLAIERVVEPMLDPVDIPPGARFDPAALHVPVALVFQLRRLP; encoded by the coding sequence ATGCTGAGCGTCCCCGTGCTCGACCCCTCGGAAGCCTACGCCCTCTGGGCCGACAGCTATCCGCCCCATGCCCATAACCCCGTGATGCTGGCGGAGGAGCGCGCGATGCTCGCGCTGCTGCCCGGGCGCCTGGACGGCATGCGGGTGCTCGATGCCGGCTGCGGCAGCGGCCGCTACGTGCTGCACGCGCTGGCCCGCGGCGCCGCCCACGTCCGTGGCGTCGACCTGTCGCCGCCCATGCTGGAGCGTGCACGCGGTGCGCTGGCCGGGCATGCGGATGCCGGGCGGGTGGCGTTGCACGAAGGCAGCCTCACCGCGCTGCCGGCCCCCGCGGAGACGGCCGACCTGACGGTATGCGGGCTGGTGGTCGGTCATCTGCCCGACCTGCACCCGGCGTTGGCCGAACTGCATCGCGTGACGCGTCCGGGAGGCCGCGTGGTGTGCAGCGATTTCCACCCGATCGGCGCGGCGCTCGGCTGGCAGCGCGACTTCCGCGCGGGCGGCGAGCGTTATGCCGTTCGCCACGCGCGTCACCTGTACAGCCACTGGCACGCGGCGTGCGCCACGCTGGGCCTGGCGATCGAGCGGGTCGTCGAGCCGATGCTCGATCCCGTCGATATCCCCCCCGGCGCACGATTCGATCCGGCGGCGCTGCACGTGCCCGTCGCCCTGGTGTTCCAGTTGAGGCGCCTTCCATGA
- a CDS encoding amidohydrolase family protein produces the protein MTVMRRRSDVDLCGSVAVSPEGVSRLPLGMRAGRVVVAAGATSYRVDLRDHLVFPGLINAHDHLHINGVPPLRHAAPFPSSYAWIEAFQAHFADPAVAAALAVPKAVRLRHGALKNLLAGTTFVAHHDPADAVFDAPDFPVGVLRGFGWSYALAGPGYGPPVSESFAACATDRPWVIHLAEGTDDVAGAELARLDALGCLAPHTVLIHGVGLGTDDVDRVIAAGAAVVWCPSSNRALLGRTLDPRRLHEAGRLALGTDSRVSGSRDLLEELRVAASRDGLTASSLLSLVTTDAARILRTPGRGELVDGAHADMVIVEDRGGPAARSLLNASRAELRAVVRGGLPRIADPDFAGWFAAAGVETVAVTLDGRPKLLDRTLADPAVLALEPGLARVEARSRQRAC, from the coding sequence ATGACGGTGATGCGACGGCGCTCGGACGTGGACCTGTGCGGATCGGTGGCGGTGTCGCCGGAGGGTGTATCGCGCCTGCCGCTTGGCATGCGCGCCGGGCGCGTCGTTGTCGCCGCGGGCGCCACGTCGTACCGGGTGGACCTGCGCGACCACCTCGTCTTCCCGGGTCTGATCAACGCGCACGATCACTTGCACATCAACGGTGTGCCGCCGCTGCGCCACGCCGCGCCGTTTCCGAGCAGCTACGCGTGGATCGAGGCGTTCCAGGCTCACTTCGCCGATCCCGCGGTGGCCGCCGCGCTCGCCGTACCCAAGGCGGTGCGCCTGCGTCACGGGGCGCTGAAGAACCTGCTGGCCGGCACCACCTTCGTCGCCCACCACGATCCGGCGGATGCCGTGTTCGACGCGCCGGATTTTCCCGTCGGCGTGCTGCGCGGGTTTGGCTGGAGTTATGCGCTGGCCGGCCCCGGCTACGGCCCGCCGGTGAGCGAGAGCTTTGCGGCCTGCGCCACGGATCGCCCCTGGGTGATCCACCTGGCCGAAGGCACGGACGACGTGGCCGGTGCGGAACTGGCACGACTGGACGCGCTGGGTTGCCTGGCGCCGCACACGGTGCTGATCCACGGCGTCGGCCTCGGCACGGACGACGTGGATCGCGTGATCGCCGCAGGCGCGGCCGTGGTCTGGTGCCCGTCGAGCAACCGGGCGTTGCTCGGGCGCACGCTCGATCCGCGCCGTCTGCACGAGGCCGGCCGCCTGGCGCTGGGTACCGATTCACGCGTCAGCGGCAGCCGCGACCTGCTGGAGGAACTGCGGGTGGCCGCGTCGCGCGATGGCCTGACCGCCTCCTCGTTGCTGTCCCTGGTGACCACCGATGCCGCACGTATCCTGCGCACGCCGGGGCGTGGCGAACTGGTCGATGGCGCGCACGCCGACATGGTGATCGTGGAGGATCGTGGCGGCCCGGCCGCGCGCAGTCTGCTGAACGCCTCGCGGGCGGAATTGCGCGCCGTGGTGCGTGGCGGCCTGCCGCGCATCGCCGATCCCGATTTCGCCGGCTGGTTCGCCGCCGCCGGCGTGGAGACGGTGGCGGTCACCCTGGACGGCCGGCCGAAGCTGCTCGACCGCACGCTGGCCGATCCCGCCGTGCTGGCCCTGGAGCCGGGCCTGGCGCGGGTCGAAGCGCGCTCGCGGCAACGCGCATGCTGA
- a CDS encoding O-antigen translocase: MSLVRTGFYSALGTGARLIAALVVIKLVAAYAGPEGVGKLGQFMGLMSVLAVLAGGGIGSAIVKYVAEFRDDPERVARFLAAALWYSLCATLFMGVAALIFARGLASWLLDDAGYAGLIRILALAQVGIALLNYILAVVNGFMDVRRLALIQVTGSVLGIALALWLAREWHLYGALLALVLGQVLWLAVAVPTWWTSPYFYRGMLRWRFDGEMVLRLARFSVMTLSSALLPPLVTLVVRNRLAGAFGWEQVGYWQAVTRVSDAYLLFLTAAINIYYLPKLASTRERGALVRELRQGFRIVVPVVAMLALAVYVLRVWITQLLFTDAFAPANPLYGPQLVGDVVKIASFILSYVMLAKAMTRLFVVSECVFAASYLALVFILTARFGVVGAMYAFAINYGAYLVFNIVVVRRYLGGL; this comes from the coding sequence ATGAGCCTCGTCCGCACGGGTTTCTATTCGGCGCTGGGCACGGGCGCACGGCTGATCGCGGCGCTGGTCGTCATCAAGCTGGTGGCGGCGTACGCCGGTCCCGAGGGCGTCGGCAAGCTGGGCCAGTTCATGGGCCTGATGTCCGTGCTGGCCGTGCTGGCCGGGGGCGGCATCGGTTCGGCCATCGTCAAGTACGTGGCCGAGTTCCGCGACGATCCCGAGCGGGTGGCGCGTTTTCTCGCCGCGGCGCTGTGGTATTCGCTGTGCGCGACCCTGTTCATGGGCGTGGCCGCGCTGATCTTCGCCCGTGGGTTGGCGTCCTGGCTGCTGGACGATGCGGGGTACGCCGGCCTGATCCGCATCCTTGCGCTGGCGCAGGTAGGCATCGCGCTGCTCAATTACATCCTGGCGGTAGTCAACGGTTTCATGGATGTGCGCCGCCTGGCCCTGATCCAGGTCACCGGCTCGGTGCTGGGGATCGCGCTGGCGCTCTGGCTCGCGCGCGAGTGGCACCTGTACGGTGCGCTGCTCGCGCTGGTGCTGGGCCAGGTGCTCTGGCTCGCGGTGGCGGTGCCCACATGGTGGACCAGTCCGTACTTCTACCGCGGCATGCTGCGCTGGCGCTTCGACGGCGAGATGGTGCTGCGGCTGGCGCGGTTCTCCGTGATGACGCTCAGCTCGGCGCTGCTGCCGCCGCTGGTCACCCTGGTGGTGCGCAACCGCCTGGCCGGTGCGTTCGGCTGGGAGCAGGTGGGCTACTGGCAGGCGGTGACCCGCGTGTCGGACGCCTACCTGCTGTTCCTCACCGCGGCGATCAATATCTACTACCTGCCCAAGCTGGCCTCGACGCGCGAGCGCGGCGCGCTGGTGCGCGAGCTGCGCCAGGGTTTCCGCATCGTCGTGCCGGTGGTGGCGATGCTCGCCCTGGCGGTCTACGTGCTGCGCGTGTGGATCACGCAACTGCTGTTCACCGACGCCTTCGCCCCGGCCAATCCGCTGTATGGCCCGCAGCTGGTGGGCGACGTGGTCAAGATCGCCTCGTTCATCCTGTCGTACGTGATGCTGGCCAAGGCGATGACGCGGCTGTTCGTCGTCTCCGAATGCGTGTTCGCCGCCAGCTACCTGGCGCTGGTCTTCATCCTCACCGCGCGGTTCGGCGTCGTCGGCGCCATGTACGCGTTCGCGATCAACTACGGCGCCTATCTCGTGTTCAATATCGTGGTGGTGCGCCGCTACCTGGGAGGTCTGTGA